The Pyrus communis chromosome 8, drPyrComm1.1, whole genome shotgun sequence region GACTCAACTCCTGAGAGCAAACAGATTCGAATGCATCTGGTTCTGTTGATTTAAGGACAACTGAACCTCTGATAATCTGATGGCAAAGGATCAAACAATAAACGAAAGCAAAATCAGCATTAAAATTCTGGATCAACGAAATCATATTTGGGATAGCGCCTACGTAACGTAGATAAAATTACGGAGAGTTCAACATTTTAAACTGATGTCCTTGGAATACCATATAACGGGTGAAACTCTCAATTCCCTTCAAATCTGGATCCATAATCATGCCTTGATTGCGTACTTTCTCAATGGGTAGTAcatctcctttttcttctccctTTCTGTCTTCAAAGATgcctacaaaaaaaaacaatttgacaACCGAATTAGGATAAAAATATATTGCCAGAAAACTTAACATCGATAATTATTCTGACAGCTACAATACTGTGGAGCGGGCTAAGCAAGGGTAACCTACAGTTCATGTTACGAACGAGAGAaaggtggagagagagagaggtgggcaGTGATAGACAAAACAATGCAGCAGTTCACATACACCAATAGAAGTGGAGCTCACTATGAACAATACAATAATGCAGAAATAGAAGTTAAACCGAAAAACTCCATAGAGCAAGGACAAGCTTAATAAATCTAAATAGTTGCCAAGAAGAATTGCACAAGTACTGGAATCAAATAAGATCCTGgtcaaaaaaataaatctaaTCGCAAAACCATATTAACcagatagaaaataaatttgtattCAAGTAAGTCTAACTAGGAAAATCAAATAGAAGAAATGGTCTCCAATATGATTGCAAACACCAACGAAGACTAGACCTTGAATTTCAAACAAGAACACATAGCAGCCTAACCTGAGATAGAGATTCTCTAGCTCCACTCCGTGTCATAAGTAAATGTGAGCTTATTAGCTAAGGTAGATTTGAGATGGCGCTTCTAGTCAAGTCAATTAATTGCGGGATCATATCGAAAAACCATTAAATTTTGCCTTTTCATTTTAACCATGAACAGGCCAAACCAAAGTTAAACAATTGAACCTAGATCCTAATGCCAAAATGGTATACGAACTATTGaattaaaagaataaaacaTCTAACATATACCAACCCATATTAACTTACATTCATCCCGATACAATTAGTTTCGGTCTCTAAGACAGTCCGTTTACTTATTTCTCACAAGACACACGTCGATAAGCTAATGTAAAAATGTTAAAGGGGTtgtcaacaaaacaaagaaatgcaTATCATATtcaagcaaaggaaaaacataacaaaagtATACTCGTAGACTTCCTACATAATCACAACTCTTAAACAAATGGGCAGCTTCCCAAATCACTACGCagaaaaaatcaatgaaaaccGAAATCGGGTTTTACTGGGATGCAGATTAGCCGTACCTGGTGCTTGGTGAGACGCCTCCTGATGGCCCTGGTCTTCTTGGGACGCAAATCGAGGGGAAGGAGCTTCTTGTTCCTGTAGACTTCTCTAAGAGCCGCCTTTTGCTTCTGGGACATCACCGTCAACACCTGAGCGATCGAAAGCCTCACCACCTTGCTgaaatcacacaaaaaaataaaaaaataaaaaaataaaaaaaaaaccccaaaaaattgaacaaaaattccACGAGTCAAATCAATCAAAAAaaattacagagagagagagggaggataCATTTTGGAGAGTTTGTTGGGGGCTCCACCGGTGACCTTGGCGACCCGGAGAAGAGCGAGCTCTGCTTTCAGATCCTTCAGCTGAGCCAATAGATCTGCCTTGGTTTTGTGCCTAAGCTCATGGACCTTAATCCTCgctattaaataaatttttttgtaaaaaagtTAAATTAGAACGACACAGATTCGATTTCAGAAGAGATTAAACGAGGAAGATGAGAATTTAGCAGATCGTACCCATTACTGCTGCAGTCGGTGTTGCTCGCtttggaagaagaaggtggagaCGGGAAGTGTTACCCTAGAACTTGGCTGCAGTTTTAATAACCATATGTTTCTAAAACCCTAATCCGTAGTACTATTTGATCTTTTCACCATTAGATTTGGGCTTCAAGTGATTGTGGATCGTTGAGCCCATTGTCCATTTGGGTCCTTGAAGTGGATATGGACTTGGGCCAATCGGGTCTTCAGCTCTATTATCACATCCCCTTTGGAAggaaaaaaaccctaaattagaTGGACTTTTGTAAGATCTAAAGACAACTTACTAAGGAACTCTTTTAGGCTTAATGGTTAATGAGTTTAACCCACATTTGTAGACaccaaagttataataaactttCCATTGTTGTACTCAAAGTTAGATGGTTGATTGTAAGGTGTTGATAGCTGAAgtgtttaaaaacatttaaatctGGACATAAGGTTCAGCGTTCAATTTCCTGGTACACAACGCTTCTTgcatataacaaaaaattatagatGGCAGCAATAACCTTTTTCCATATCAAACTTTGATAGGTATTAGACGGTAAGGCAAATGATGGTAATGAATGGTTGTGTGATTGGAAGATTCAGGGACGACATTAATcgattttcaaattaaaaaacaaaatgatgagTTATGACAATTTCAGACACcatttataataaatcttacatgtgttttagttttcatgcatttttttGTGATTGAGATTGACGCATCCCGACCGAGATcagagcgtgctggccgtcacacggaggtgacgtaaccatgtgcacgtgcggaagctaataagatagtaatataaaagtacgaataattaaaaactagcatacaaagtactaaaacaagtgctagcgtaagtgagacacaagttcagagcaagtctacagcagtccaaaagaaaagatgcgacaatagtacacccgaaggtgaccctacgctggtgagtatctgttagaaaagccgggagaaccctctgggaaaccaccgaaactgctaagcaactagaacctggaggggcgcaaaacaaaagcgtgagtgggcaaaaacaaatcttttctaaaaccatttagtaaaatacattctaacccctcgccgtaaaacctgtatacttcccagaaaataaacatatatgtatgt contains the following coding sequences:
- the LOC137742745 gene encoding large ribosomal subunit protein uL29 gives rise to the protein MARIKVHELRHKTKADLLAQLKDLKAELALLRVAKVTGGAPNKLSKIKVVRLSIAQVLTVMSQKQKAALREVYRNKKLLPLDLRPKKTRAIRRRLTKHQASLKTEREKKKEMYYPLRKYAIKA